One genomic window of Salvia miltiorrhiza cultivar Shanhuang (shh) chromosome 4, IMPLAD_Smil_shh, whole genome shotgun sequence includes the following:
- the LOC131023459 gene encoding uncharacterized protein LOC131023459, with product MTGDRGLAAKIGMLLWHIWKDMNKAVWEDVIPSPSCTVVLANLCREEWVLAQDTSSAPAVETTSPVSSESCMGWHGIQAGWVRCGVDAAFFEHDNTMGIGMVVRNNVGEFLAGKAMKFPRRRDVVEGELMGVKEGLSWLKSLGYLHGYV from the coding sequence ATGACTGGTGATAGGGGTTTGGCGGCTAAGATTGGGATGTTACTTTGGCACATTTGGAAGGATATGAATAAGGCGGTTTGGGAGGATGTTATTCCTAGTCCGAGTTGTACGGTGGTTCTGGCCAATCTATGTCGGGAGGAGTGGGTGTTAGCTCAGGATACCTCATCGGCGCCTGCTGTGGAGACGACCTCTCCTGTGAGTTCTGAGTCGTGCATGGGATGGCATGGCATCCAAGCTGGCTGGGTGAGATGTGGTGTGGATGCGGCTTTCTTTGAGCATGATAATACCATGGGGATTGGTATGGTGGTGAGGAACAATGTCGGGGAGTTTTTGGCTGGAAAGGCTATGAAATTTCCACGTCGTCGTGATGTTGTAGAAGGGGAGCTCATGGGCGTGAAGGAGGGACTTTCATGGTTGAAGAGTCTTGGCTATTTGCATGGCTATGTGTGA